One region of Leucoraja erinacea ecotype New England chromosome 10, Leri_hhj_1, whole genome shotgun sequence genomic DNA includes:
- the med8 gene encoding mediator of RNA polymerase II transcription subunit 8 isoform X5, which translates to MWPQEEKQLESSVDAIISRVADLKNSLAAFILKLENEFDRMNWPSVLDNFALVSGQLNTLNKLLRNDKTPILRNQVIIPLLLSPDRDDELMKLTEGRVPVFSHEVVPDHLRTKPDPEVEEQEKQLSAEAARLAPDVAQKYVQSMNKMCSNLLDKLNNTREERESESGALRQNKQTFNPADTNALVAAIGFGKGLSKLIRQPQGGPVPSGQSVPGGGLQGGPSLSQVTIQGGPSQQGLPGQVPSQQGQPGKMPSTIKTNIKSASMHPYQR; encoded by the exons ATGTGG CCACAAGAAGAAAAGCAGTTGGAGTCATCAGTGGACGCAATTATCAGTCGTGTGGCTGATCTGAAGAACTCTTTGGCAGCTTTCATCCTGAAATTAGAGAATGAATTTGACCGAATGAACTG GCCCTCAGTCTTGGACAACTTTGCCCTGGTATCTGGGCAGCTGAACACCTTGAACAAGCTCCTACGGAATGATAAAACACCGATTCTAAGAAATCAGGTCATCATCCCATTGCTGCTCTCTCCTGACCGTGATGATGAATTAATG AAACTAACAGAGGGTCGAGTTCCCGTTTTCAGTCACGAGGTGGTTCCAGATCATCTCCGAACTAAACCAGATCCAGAAGTTGAAGAACAGGAAAAGCAACTGAGTGCAGAGGCAGCACGTCTGGCACCTGACGTGGCCCAG AAATATGTCCAGTCTATGAACAAAATGTGCAGCAACCTACTTGACAAACTCAACAACACGCGGGAAGAGCGGGAGTCTGAGAGTGGAG CCTTACGACAGAACAAGCAGACCTTCAACCCAGCTGATACCAATGCTCTCGTggcagcaattggatttggaaaAGGATTATCGAAACTAATTAGACAGCCCCAAGGTGGCCCAGTGCCTTCAGGTCAATCTGTTCCAGGAGGTGGCCTGCAGGGAGGTCCAAGCCTATCCCAGGTGACAATTCAAGGTGGCCCTAGCCAACAGGGATTGCCTGGCCAAGTTCCATCACAGCAAGGTCAGCCAG gtAAAATGCCAAGCACCATAAAAACTAACATCAAGTCTGCGTCAATGCATCCATATCAGCGATGA
- the med8 gene encoding mediator of RNA polymerase II transcription subunit 8 isoform X2, giving the protein MPAHVGESSARTLSPSERPMRGRRVNLWNSLPQRPQEEKQLESSVDAIISRVADLKNSLAAFILKLENEFDRMNWPSVLDNFALVSGQLNTLNKLLRNDKTPILRNQVIIPLLLSPDRDDELMKLTEGRVPVFSHEVVPDHLRTKPDPEVEEQEKQLSAEAARLAPDVAQKYVQSMNKMCSNLLDKLNNTREERESESGALRQNKQTFNPADTNALVAAIGFGKGLSKLIRQPQGGPVPSGQSVPGGGLQGGPSLSQVTIQGGPSQQGLPGQVPSQQGKMPSTIKTNIKSASMHPYQR; this is encoded by the exons ATGCCAGCACATGTGGGTGAGAGCTCGGCTCGGACTTTGTCCCCGAGTGAGCGCCCAATGAGAGGCAGgagagtgaatctctggaactctctgccacagagg CCACAAGAAGAAAAGCAGTTGGAGTCATCAGTGGACGCAATTATCAGTCGTGTGGCTGATCTGAAGAACTCTTTGGCAGCTTTCATCCTGAAATTAGAGAATGAATTTGACCGAATGAACTG GCCCTCAGTCTTGGACAACTTTGCCCTGGTATCTGGGCAGCTGAACACCTTGAACAAGCTCCTACGGAATGATAAAACACCGATTCTAAGAAATCAGGTCATCATCCCATTGCTGCTCTCTCCTGACCGTGATGATGAATTAATG AAACTAACAGAGGGTCGAGTTCCCGTTTTCAGTCACGAGGTGGTTCCAGATCATCTCCGAACTAAACCAGATCCAGAAGTTGAAGAACAGGAAAAGCAACTGAGTGCAGAGGCAGCACGTCTGGCACCTGACGTGGCCCAG AAATATGTCCAGTCTATGAACAAAATGTGCAGCAACCTACTTGACAAACTCAACAACACGCGGGAAGAGCGGGAGTCTGAGAGTGGAG CCTTACGACAGAACAAGCAGACCTTCAACCCAGCTGATACCAATGCTCTCGTggcagcaattggatttggaaaAGGATTATCGAAACTAATTAGACAGCCCCAAGGTGGCCCAGTGCCTTCAGGTCAATCTGTTCCAGGAGGTGGCCTGCAGGGAGGTCCAAGCCTATCCCAGGTGACAATTCAAGGTGGCCCTAGCCAACAGGGATTGCCTGGCCAAGTTCCATCACAGCAAG gtAAAATGCCAAGCACCATAAAAACTAACATCAAGTCTGCGTCAATGCATCCATATCAGCGATGA
- the med8 gene encoding mediator of RNA polymerase II transcription subunit 8 isoform X4, translating to MQPQEEKQLESSVDAIISRVADLKNSLAAFILKLENEFDRMNWPSVLDNFALVSGQLNTLNKLLRNDKTPILRNQVIIPLLLSPDRDDELMKLTEGRVPVFSHEVVPDHLRTKPDPEVEEQEKQLSAEAARLAPDVAQKYVQSMNKMCSNLLDKLNNTREERESESGALRQNKQTFNPADTNALVAAIGFGKGLSKLIRQPQGGPVPSGQSVPGGGLQGGPSLSQVTIQGGPSQQGLPGQVPSQQGQPGKMPSTIKTNIKSASMHPYQR from the exons ATGCAG CCACAAGAAGAAAAGCAGTTGGAGTCATCAGTGGACGCAATTATCAGTCGTGTGGCTGATCTGAAGAACTCTTTGGCAGCTTTCATCCTGAAATTAGAGAATGAATTTGACCGAATGAACTG GCCCTCAGTCTTGGACAACTTTGCCCTGGTATCTGGGCAGCTGAACACCTTGAACAAGCTCCTACGGAATGATAAAACACCGATTCTAAGAAATCAGGTCATCATCCCATTGCTGCTCTCTCCTGACCGTGATGATGAATTAATG AAACTAACAGAGGGTCGAGTTCCCGTTTTCAGTCACGAGGTGGTTCCAGATCATCTCCGAACTAAACCAGATCCAGAAGTTGAAGAACAGGAAAAGCAACTGAGTGCAGAGGCAGCACGTCTGGCACCTGACGTGGCCCAG AAATATGTCCAGTCTATGAACAAAATGTGCAGCAACCTACTTGACAAACTCAACAACACGCGGGAAGAGCGGGAGTCTGAGAGTGGAG CCTTACGACAGAACAAGCAGACCTTCAACCCAGCTGATACCAATGCTCTCGTggcagcaattggatttggaaaAGGATTATCGAAACTAATTAGACAGCCCCAAGGTGGCCCAGTGCCTTCAGGTCAATCTGTTCCAGGAGGTGGCCTGCAGGGAGGTCCAAGCCTATCCCAGGTGACAATTCAAGGTGGCCCTAGCCAACAGGGATTGCCTGGCCAAGTTCCATCACAGCAAGGTCAGCCAG gtAAAATGCCAAGCACCATAAAAACTAACATCAAGTCTGCGTCAATGCATCCATATCAGCGATGA
- the med8 gene encoding mediator of RNA polymerase II transcription subunit 8 isoform X3, which yields MPAHPQEEKQLESSVDAIISRVADLKNSLAAFILKLENEFDRMNWPSVLDNFALVSGQLNTLNKLLRNDKTPILRNQVIIPLLLSPDRDDELMKLTEGRVPVFSHEVVPDHLRTKPDPEVEEQEKQLSAEAARLAPDVAQKYVQSMNKMCSNLLDKLNNTREERESESGALRQNKQTFNPADTNALVAAIGFGKGLSKLIRQPQGGPVPSGQSVPGGGLQGGPSLSQVTIQGGPSQQGLPGQVPSQQGQPGKMPSTIKTNIKSASMHPYQR from the exons ATGCCAGCACAT CCACAAGAAGAAAAGCAGTTGGAGTCATCAGTGGACGCAATTATCAGTCGTGTGGCTGATCTGAAGAACTCTTTGGCAGCTTTCATCCTGAAATTAGAGAATGAATTTGACCGAATGAACTG GCCCTCAGTCTTGGACAACTTTGCCCTGGTATCTGGGCAGCTGAACACCTTGAACAAGCTCCTACGGAATGATAAAACACCGATTCTAAGAAATCAGGTCATCATCCCATTGCTGCTCTCTCCTGACCGTGATGATGAATTAATG AAACTAACAGAGGGTCGAGTTCCCGTTTTCAGTCACGAGGTGGTTCCAGATCATCTCCGAACTAAACCAGATCCAGAAGTTGAAGAACAGGAAAAGCAACTGAGTGCAGAGGCAGCACGTCTGGCACCTGACGTGGCCCAG AAATATGTCCAGTCTATGAACAAAATGTGCAGCAACCTACTTGACAAACTCAACAACACGCGGGAAGAGCGGGAGTCTGAGAGTGGAG CCTTACGACAGAACAAGCAGACCTTCAACCCAGCTGATACCAATGCTCTCGTggcagcaattggatttggaaaAGGATTATCGAAACTAATTAGACAGCCCCAAGGTGGCCCAGTGCCTTCAGGTCAATCTGTTCCAGGAGGTGGCCTGCAGGGAGGTCCAAGCCTATCCCAGGTGACAATTCAAGGTGGCCCTAGCCAACAGGGATTGCCTGGCCAAGTTCCATCACAGCAAGGTCAGCCAG gtAAAATGCCAAGCACCATAAAAACTAACATCAAGTCTGCGTCAATGCATCCATATCAGCGATGA
- the med8 gene encoding mediator of RNA polymerase II transcription subunit 8 isoform X1, which yields MPAHVGESSARTLSPSERPMRGRRVNLWNSLPQRPQEEKQLESSVDAIISRVADLKNSLAAFILKLENEFDRMNWPSVLDNFALVSGQLNTLNKLLRNDKTPILRNQVIIPLLLSPDRDDELMKLTEGRVPVFSHEVVPDHLRTKPDPEVEEQEKQLSAEAARLAPDVAQKYVQSMNKMCSNLLDKLNNTREERESESGALRQNKQTFNPADTNALVAAIGFGKGLSKLIRQPQGGPVPSGQSVPGGGLQGGPSLSQVTIQGGPSQQGLPGQVPSQQGQPGKMPSTIKTNIKSASMHPYQR from the exons ATGCCAGCACATGTGGGTGAGAGCTCGGCTCGGACTTTGTCCCCGAGTGAGCGCCCAATGAGAGGCAGgagagtgaatctctggaactctctgccacagagg CCACAAGAAGAAAAGCAGTTGGAGTCATCAGTGGACGCAATTATCAGTCGTGTGGCTGATCTGAAGAACTCTTTGGCAGCTTTCATCCTGAAATTAGAGAATGAATTTGACCGAATGAACTG GCCCTCAGTCTTGGACAACTTTGCCCTGGTATCTGGGCAGCTGAACACCTTGAACAAGCTCCTACGGAATGATAAAACACCGATTCTAAGAAATCAGGTCATCATCCCATTGCTGCTCTCTCCTGACCGTGATGATGAATTAATG AAACTAACAGAGGGTCGAGTTCCCGTTTTCAGTCACGAGGTGGTTCCAGATCATCTCCGAACTAAACCAGATCCAGAAGTTGAAGAACAGGAAAAGCAACTGAGTGCAGAGGCAGCACGTCTGGCACCTGACGTGGCCCAG AAATATGTCCAGTCTATGAACAAAATGTGCAGCAACCTACTTGACAAACTCAACAACACGCGGGAAGAGCGGGAGTCTGAGAGTGGAG CCTTACGACAGAACAAGCAGACCTTCAACCCAGCTGATACCAATGCTCTCGTggcagcaattggatttggaaaAGGATTATCGAAACTAATTAGACAGCCCCAAGGTGGCCCAGTGCCTTCAGGTCAATCTGTTCCAGGAGGTGGCCTGCAGGGAGGTCCAAGCCTATCCCAGGTGACAATTCAAGGTGGCCCTAGCCAACAGGGATTGCCTGGCCAAGTTCCATCACAGCAAGGTCAGCCAG gtAAAATGCCAAGCACCATAAAAACTAACATCAAGTCTGCGTCAATGCATCCATATCAGCGATGA